One segment of Streptomyces sp. XD-27 DNA contains the following:
- a CDS encoding class I SAM-dependent methyltransferase codes for MRDPSIRRSVALFRAFLREQTDPDHCYGLLARDAVRQVERYVPLRDRVVVDVGGGSGHFTEEFRRRGAHSYLFEPDVRELGARGRVPAGAVVADGYLLPLADGAADVCFSSNVLEHVADPQTFLSEMVRVTRPGGLIYVSFTNWFSPWGGHETAPWHYVGARRARQRYRRRTGRPPKHTVGENLFPLHIGPTLRQVRGRDDVSVVCARSRYWPFLAEAVTRVPGLREVATWNLLLILRRSS; via the coding sequence ATGCGCGATCCATCGATCCGGCGGTCGGTGGCGCTGTTCCGCGCCTTCCTGCGGGAGCAGACCGACCCGGACCACTGCTACGGGCTGCTGGCACGGGACGCCGTGCGGCAGGTGGAGCGGTATGTGCCGCTGCGCGACCGGGTGGTCGTCGACGTCGGCGGCGGCAGCGGCCACTTCACCGAGGAGTTCCGGCGCCGCGGCGCGCACAGCTATCTCTTCGAGCCCGATGTCCGGGAGTTGGGCGCGCGCGGCCGAGTGCCGGCGGGGGCGGTCGTCGCCGACGGCTATCTGCTGCCGCTGGCGGACGGTGCCGCGGACGTCTGCTTCTCGTCCAACGTCCTGGAGCATGTGGCCGATCCGCAGACCTTCCTGAGCGAGATGGTGCGGGTGACCCGGCCCGGCGGGCTGATCTATGTCTCGTTCACCAACTGGTTCTCGCCCTGGGGCGGCCATGAGACCGCGCCCTGGCACTACGTGGGCGCCCGCCGGGCGCGGCAGCGCTACCGGCGGCGTACCGGTCGCCCGCCCAAGCACACCGTCGGCGAGAACCTCTTCCCCCTCCACATCGGGCCCACGCTGCGGCAGGTGCGCGGCCGCGACGACGTGTCCGTGGTCTGCGCCCGCTCCCGGTACTGGCCGTTCCTCGCCGAGGCCGTCACCCGGGTGCCCGGACTGCGTGAAGTCGCCACGTGGAACCTCCTGCTGATCCTGAGGCGGTCGTCATGA